The genomic segment TCGAGATGATCGGCCAGACCATGCTGCTCGGCGTGCTGTGCGCGTTCTTCAGCATCTTGGTGATGCTGGCGGTGGCATTCTCGGAGCGAGTGTTTCAGAGCATTAGCGTCTGGCGCGGCGCCCTGCGGTTGGTGATCGGCGCGCTGCTGCTCAGCGGTCTGGCGCTGCTCAGTCCGACCGTGCTCGGCTCGGGACACGGCGCGATGCAGCTCTTGCTAATCACCAACCCGACTTGGCTGATGCTGCTGACGACGCTGATCTTGAAGACGCTGGCATCGGCAATTTCGCTCGGCGCCGGCTTCCGCGGCGGCCTGTTCTTCGCTTCCCTGATGCTCGGCTCGCTGATCGGCCAACTCTACAGCACGGTGCTCACTCCGTATTTCCCGGACATTGCGCTGCAGCCCGGCACTGCCGCGGTGGCCGGCATGGTGGCGCTCGGCACCGGCGTGATCGGCGCGCCGTTCAGCATGATCTGTCTCGCGCTCGAACTGACCGGCGACTTCTGGGTGACGATCGGCGCGGTGGTGGCGGCGTCGATGAGCGCGCTGATCGTGCGCGAGCTGTTCGGCTACAGCTTCGCCACCTGGCGTTTCCATCTGCGCGGCGAAACCATCCGAGGTCCGCAGGATATCGGCTGGGTCAAGCAGATTAGCGCCGCCACGCTGATGCGGACGGACTTCCCGACCGCGCCGGACGACCTGCCGATCGTCGAGGCGCAGAAGCTGTTCCCGCCCGGCCGCGTCAAGCACATCGTGCTGCGCCACGTCGATGGCAGTTACGGCGGCATCGTCAACTCCGCCGAACTCCACGGCGTCCCTGATCCTGCAGAGGCGGTCCTGGAGACGCTGGCGCAGCAGCGCGATCAATTCCTGCAGCCCCAGGTGACGGTACGCGACATTCTGGCGGCATTCGATCGCACTGAGGCCGACGTCCTGGTGGTGATCGACAATGCCGAGGATCGCCGCGCGATCGGCACCGTGAGCGAGGCGCACGTGCTGCGGACCTATTCGACCGAGCTCGAGCGCCGCAATCAGGAAGTGTTCTTCCGCTGATCGCGGCAACACTTCAGCCGGTCGCCGCCAGCTCCGCCATGTAGGCGCGCCAGCCGCCGAAATGTGAGATATCGCGGGCGCCCTCGATCGCCGCTGGCTCGGTAAGGAAGCCCTTCACTGAGCTGCCATCGGCGAGCGTCAGCGTGCCGATCGACAGCGGCGATGGGATCGCCGCGACGAACGAGCCGAATGCGGCCGGCGACAGTGCCCACACCTCCACGGCGATCGCCGCGCCACCACCTGGCGCCACGCGCAGCAGGCCGGGCTTCGGCGGCACGGTGCCTTTCAGCGCATAGAGTTTGTAGTCCGGCGCTGTGGCGGTGGCCGACAGCAGTCGGCCGCCGAGTGCCGTCAATTCGCGGTTCAGCGGCATGCCGGACAGATGCGCTCCGACCACCGCGATCGCGATCCCACCCGGCGCATCACCGCCAGTGACTTCGGCGAGCGGCGGCTGGGGCTGGCCGCTGGCGCCCATCGGCAGCGCGGTGTCGGCGTGGAACACGCGGCCGAGGCCGGCAAGTTCGGCATCGCGGCCGGCAGGCGCCAGCAGGGTGATGCCGAACGGAATGCCGTCGCTGCGGATCGACGCCGGCAGCGCGAGGCCGCACAGGTCCAGCAGGTTGACGAAGTTGGTGTAGGTGCCGAGCCGGCTATTCAGCGTGATCGGATCGGCCAGCACCTGTTCGACCGTGTATGCGGTCGGCGCGGTCGGCAGCACCAGCGCGTCGATGCCGGCGAAGCTGTGTTCGGCGATCTTGCGCAACGCCTGAAGCCGGTACAGCGCCGCGAAGGTGTCTGCCGCAGATA from the Rhodopseudomonas palustris genome contains:
- a CDS encoding chloride channel protein, translated to MSVVSRPDTPAVSGPTSAAPAASAPWRLPAVVRNFVRNREIGLVMVAVVIGLLSGLLVAIIWRLSEFAHAVLFNIPFDTRLSANGVISWQRTLLVPLGGAVILTIIGVFYAGRFKGRLADAIEANALYGGRVSMRGSLLISLQTLLSNGCGASVGLEAGYTQICAAFSSQIGQRLAARRADMRLLVACGAAGAISAAFTAPLAGAFFAFEVVLGAYTSASLVPVIASAVSSWLVMRNLVHPSFLQIPGVPTPASVEMIGQTMLLGVLCAFFSILVMLAVAFSERVFQSISVWRGALRLVIGALLLSGLALLSPTVLGSGHGAMQLLLITNPTWLMLLTTLILKTLASAISLGAGFRGGLFFASLMLGSLIGQLYSTVLTPYFPDIALQPGTAAVAGMVALGTGVIGAPFSMICLALELTGDFWVTIGAVVAASMSALIVRELFGYSFATWRFHLRGETIRGPQDIGWVKQISAATLMRTDFPTAPDDLPIVEAQKLFPPGRVKHIVLRHVDGSYGGIVNSAELHGVPDPAEAVLETLAQQRDQFLQPQVTVRDILAAFDRTEADVLVVIDNAEDRRAIGTVSEAHVLRTYSTELERRNQEVFFR